The DNA segment TGGTTTCCTCACAAGCAGCCCTTCTTTTGTTGGGTCCCATGCTTCACTTTTTCTGTCTTACCGGTTTCGCCCATGTGTAAGTATTGAGCCGGTGTTCGGTTAAGCTTCTGGGGATCCTTGTCATGTCTCCATGTTGAAATGCAAACACATCTATGTTGTGGAGGAGCAGCTCCTTCAGGGCACTCTTGCATTTGTCACTTAAGTGACCTCCTACTTTGATCGTTTGTTCTGGGAACCTGTCGCAAAGGACCCACTCTTCTACCCCTCCTTTTTGGGGCTCCACAGATGCCTTTCCTTCGGATACGGAAGAAATTACTTCATAAGAGGACTTAACCCAGGCTAAACCCTTCGGTGTTTGAAATACTAAAGCTCCGTGGGGGGTGGATGTCTGTGCTTGTAGGTCTCCGATTCCAGGCCTTCCTAAGATTGCGTTGTAATTTGAGGGTGCCCGGACCACTGTGAAGGTCAGATTTATCGTTCGGACCCGATCCCCTACCCCAACTTTGAATGGGAGCCTAAATTTTCCCAGGGGGTGTGATACACTGTTGTTGAATCCCACTAAGGGGATGGAGTCTTCTTCAAGCTGATCTCTTACATCTATGTCGAATCTAAGGAAGCAATGCTCGTATATCACTTCGACACCGGACCCTCCGTCCACATGTATTCGAGACACCTTGTGACCAGCTATTATGGCCGAGATGTTTAGGGGAAGTCGTTGCACTTCATTTTCTTCCAAGTGTGGCATAAGGATGGGAGCTTTCATGCAGTCTGGGGAGCCCAGGATCCTGGCTTTTACACTCCGGGTGGTATCGGATTCATTCCTTCTTCTAATCATATCAACATCTGCCCTCCCAGGCTCCCTTACATCTCTTCCCTTGCGGTCCCCCCTCCTTCTTTGATTTCTTTATCCACATAGGCCAGTCTTCCCGTTTTCACTGCGGTTTCTATCTCTCTCTTCAGATACATGCAGTTGTCGGTTTTGTGACCAAAGcctttgtgaaaatcgcagtatTCGTTTGGTTGTGCCTTTGGCCCGGGTTTTATGGGTGGTGGTCTCGGGAAGGAGTTCTTTACCCTTTCAGTGGCCAATATCTCGCTTGGGGTCTTGGTGAGAGGGGTGAAATTATCGGAGTAAGGAGGGGGACCTCTTCCCCGGGGTCTATATAGGGAGTATGACGGCCATATCCTGTCATGCATCATTCTATCGAAAGTGGGTTTCTTGGAGTAGGATGTACCTTTGTCAGGAGGCTTTGTAGCCGGGGTGATCCTCCGAGGTGTGACGCCCGTTTCCTTGGCTTTGCTGACTGTGTCCTTCCCCCTGACGAAAGCTCTGACCCTGTCCATGAGGTTGTCGAATGAGTGGGGGAACTCCTCCCCTAGTTTCTCACACAGCTGTGCATGCTTCAGCCCGTTTATGAAACTGCTGATCTTCATGACCTCCGGGACATCTTTGATGTTCATGCTCTCCTTGACGAACCTCTCCATATACTGATCTATTCGCTCATTATCCCTCTGCCTTATGTGGAGGATCTCATTTGGATTCTTGACCACTTTTCTCTGCTGACCAAAGTTCCTGAGGAACTTCTCGCTTAACTCTTCATAGCTATTGATTCCCCCCGGAGGGAGGCTGTCAAACCAAAGCCGGGCTCCCTCCGTCAGAGTTTGCACAAACATGTGGCACCATACAGGCATGGACCATCGCCCAAGTTGCCCCGCTCCCCTGAAGGCATGCAGATGATCCTCAGGGTCTCTTGTCCCATCATAACGGTCAAAGTTTGGGGGTAGCTTCGTTTTGGGGGGCATCGGTGCTTCTGCAATCCTTCGTGTGAACTTTGAGACTTCAGCCAAGTCTCGTGGTAGATAGGGTTGATCTAGGCCATCATCACTTTGGTTGTCCTTTTCCTTCCCTTTCTCCTTCAACTTCTTTCCTGTGATAAGGTCCTCCCTTTCTTCTGAAGACATTTGTCTGAGGGCAGTCATGAATGTTTCCAGTGGATCACCGTTGTTGCTCTTGTTCTGAAGGTCTGTCCCTTCTTGGTTGGAAGGTATGTCAAAAGAAAGCCTAGCCCTGAGACTGTCAAGCTTTTCTTGTCTCTTTTAGCCTTCAAGACACTTCGTTAGCTTTTCTCTGTGCATGGCCACAAAATCCGGGGTGATATGCTCCATTCTTTCTGGGTTTTCCACCTGGTTCTTGTTGCCTTCTTCATGGGTTATGTCTTCCACAGTAACCCTATCCAGATCATTTTGTGCTGTCTGGGTGACACGTAAGTTAGGTGGGGTTGCCATCTTGCTGTTAGTGAGATAAGCTACTCTTAACGTCGGAGTTTGATGTGGGAACACCAGACAGGCTGATGTCCCACGGATGAcgccaatgtcgaatacccaaatcccGGTTGACGTTAGATGGATCTTCGTTGACGTCAAGAGCCTCCACCTTAGCTACTACAAAAGaacaaaccgttagcctcgccacagAGGACCCCGaaagggggatccgtgaccaaccTCCGGCatgagagtaagtaaacttgccggaagaGTTGAGGAGCTTACCCCGATGAGTATGGTCACCGGGATGTTTCCTCTAAGGTGTGAATCTAGTAAATATGATACTTGTAATAAATATGTGGGAATGATGGTCGGAATTTAATGTGAGAGTAGTAAATGTGAGGGTAGTAAATGAGATACCTGGGTTGTGTCCCTGATCATTCCTCTTGCATCCTTATATAACCACCAAGCCTCAACCTTCACGTGAGATATTTTTACGAGGCAATCCAATGGGTTCTGATGGTCTTCggggggctcagacacgtgtctgacccccgaCGGTGAGATCATAGTCTCATTTAATGTTTCCGGCGAAGAAGTACAGTTCCAGCAAGAGATCCTCTGCTAATCAAGCATTAAATGTTGTCTGTCTTCTCTGATCCCTTTTCCCGCTCATAACGGTAATCTTAGTGGGCAAGGTAGACTCTTGTTGGGCTTTTCCTGTTGGGCCTGCACGATGATAGCCCAAAGCGGACAAATGGTGCTTCTCATTGGCCCGTCGTCACATATTATGTGTGCTTTAGATTCCTTCTAACTACTATTGAGAACATATGATAAGATTCTGACTTTCTTATTTTAACAATTTAGTGAACAACAAACTGCATCTAATGACTGAATGTCTGTCGAGAAAAATCGAAGAGCTAAACATCATTTGGCAAACACCATTTATAATTAATTTGATAAACTATTGAAactaaataaaagtaaaaaagtgTTTTATAAACTAAGATATTATTTGTTTACATAAAGTTATAAATATTGAATTTTATAAGTTATAATAATGGCTCTTGTGatcaaatataaaatataattaattataaaaatagaCCCTCTACTTTCTAAAGGACATTTTAGTTATTTTAGtaagatttaacaaaaaaattaacAACGTTTGGCTTTAGTACTCAACATTATGACAAATTAAAACGATAATACCTGATTTTGCAACAAAAAACTATCAGTACCTGACATGACATTGAAAGTTGGcagaaaccacaaggaccaacggTGTAATTTTTTCCTAAATTTATTGACTATCACCACATGTTATTTGTTCCTTTTATCAAAAATCAAGACTGATTAGGGTTTTAAAACTTAAGGAAGTTTATCAGAATAATTAACAAAGTGGCTAGTTTTAATAACAAACTAATATATATCTGGGGAAAAATCTGGATTTAAGATCAAGAAACACAAAAACAAACCATTCCGTAATCGAATCTCATAAAGTTTAACATAAGTTTACGAATCAAAAACAAAGAAATTAAACTAGTGTCAGAATTTAATTGGTTTAGctaaaacaatcaaaacatatatgaGACGAAACATAAATTAAAACttactaaacaaaaaaaaaaaaaaaaaaaaaaaaaactcatagtCTTGAGCTCGAATTAAAACCCAAATTTCCAATTAATTTCTTGCTTCCCTTTCCTAGCCGTCGAAGTCGTTCAAGATCGTCTCCTCCCTCCAATTGTCGTGGGCTGTGATGGGCCATGTGGCCTATTTCAAGCTCATAATTAATTCATTTAGATgtaaaacaatcaaaacatatatgaGACGAAACATAAATTAAAACttactaaacaaaaaaaaaaaaaaaagaaaactcaTAGTCTTGAGCTCGAATTAAAACCCAAATTTCCAATTAATTTCTTGCTTCCCTTTCCTAGCCGTCGAAGTCGTTCAAGATCGTCTCCTCCCTCCAATTGTCGTGGGCTGTGATGGGCCATGTGGCCTATTTCAAGCTCATAATTAATTCATTTAGATGTTGCAAATcgcaacccaacccaacccaacccaacgtCAAAATACATCAAATTGCTAAAATATTACAATTTCTCTCTTTTTTTAATCAACTTTTAAGCAACTTTCGTTTAAACTATTTCTTCATTCATGCTTGTTCTTGCTTTTTTTTTATCTATCACCTTACATCAAGAATATGTATCTTCAATCTTCTGTGTAGTCTCTCGCAATCATTCCACActtacaaaaacaataaaatttattcAAGTAAATTCCATCCTTAAAAAATTGTGTATTTTCTAAAATCATACAATAACTCTGGTCTAAATGTCTAAAATGAAATTAATGATGTACGGTAAAATGTGCCTAAAAATACAACTAACACCAAAGATGATTAATATTTAACAATAGACAATCGACCGCCATGGGAAAAATTATACGTCCGTCACTAATTACCAAGATCCACTGATATAGATTTTTTAAATGATAAACATAAGGCACCAATTAGAGTATTGGAAACCCTAACTGTTGAGGGGAAGAGGAGTAGAGGTAGACCTAGGTTGATTTGGGATGAGTGAATTAGGAAAGATTTGATAGAGTTGCACCTATCTGAGAACATGGTTCAGGATAGGAGGCCATGGAGGCGTATGATTAAAGTTAAGGATTTTTAGGGAGGGTACATAAGAGTTAGTTTCGAACCAAGGACCTAATCCACTTTAGGTGGACTTTGTATGTGATTGTGACTTTGCGTATTATGTTATATTTGTCTTAGATTTACTATGTTACTTTTTCATCACTCTTTTTGTTATTGTAGCTCTCAATTTTGTTATTCAATTTTGCTTGTCGTCTACTTTTTGTTTAGATGGGGGGTCTCTCTTTAAAGTAGCCTATCCATCCCTAAGAATGGAGGTGAGACTTGTGGTTAAGTAAGATTGAAGGAGTTATAAATTGTTTTTAATGACATGTTTGTCATTAAGTTAGATAGAAGGGGATATATGAAAGTTTAAATGATGGTTTGCTAAATATGATATCTGGAAAATTTATACTGATATAAATGGGTTCTTCATACATAAAAACTATCGAACTaaatattttcatatattttgtAGTTGTGTATAGTTTAGCTACAAAGGTGTAGATATACTACCTTAAGCatatacataaacaaacaaacaaacaatcaaatTAATTTGttcatattattatataacttaaaaaaaatgtCGATGGTTGTCACATCAAAAGCCATCGACTTGTTCTTTGATATATATTACATGGGCTATAAAGTAATTAGCTAAACAAAGGTTGGATGGAATGGATAAGGCTTTGATGATTTCACTTCATTGCTCTAGTTTGAATTCCGTGAGATGCACCCCTTCaaagtttttttttctatttaatacttatttgtttttttctttttctatttttttcgtCTTTCCCCCTTTTTGTTTTCTCTTATTTGTTTTTTCCTTTCCTTTTTTTTCGTgtttttttcctttttgttttcttttatttcgcATATACGCAGTAAGCCTATTTTATGATATGGTTATTATTACGTACATGTCGTTATAATTTCACGTTTTGACATTATTTTTTTACGTAAACAAGTtgagtcaaatataatatgttctcATGTTTATTATTATGTGTAGGTGTAAATTCACGTTTCAACGCAAACAACATAAATTCAAGTttcgacataatttttttttttgaaacgcacatggtcaaatataatacgttttcgtacTTATTTTTGTGTACCTTTCGGTTGATCTACGTTTTTTACTTAAATTGTTCTCGGAAACGAGCGAGGTCAAATAAAATACGTTTTCATtcgacggtataaattcgagttagtatACATTTTGAAGGCGCTAGGTCTTGATACAAATGTAAGGGTGATGTAGTGGTTAAGTGGAACCGTCACTAAATGAACCACCCTGGGTTCAATTCTGTTTCTTTTGTAACCGCattgcttatataggttacattgagttagATCAGATACGTCGAAACACGCGTTTTCATATAACTAACGATCACATAACGTGTCAGCAACCATAAACAACTAAGGTGTTGCCGCCGCAACGCACGGCGTAGGGCAACaatctaattatataaaaaagttAGAAGAGTGTATAAGAAACaaataattattatatttatactttttttattttattgttaaTCTCAAGATTGAAAACTTAATATTCATTTTTTTCTATTTGTTcgcacattattattattattattattattattattattattattatacttcTATAATTAAAGAAAGCTAAAGTTTTGTTATTATGGTAAACAAAAATATAGttattttaaaaaatgaaaagttgatgTATAGTATATAGGGGTGGTAATCGTGTCGGGTTGACGGGTTGGCGGGTTGGTGGGTTGAAatgttcaacccgaacccgacccctATTATTATTCGGGTCAAAGATTTCAACCCTAGCCCGACCCATATTAAttcgggtcaacccgaacccgatCCGTATAACCCATATTTTTAATGAGTGATATAAGTTGATGATTTATAAACGAGTTGTTCGGTTTTAAGCGGGTTATCGATAACATGTTTAATGATGGATATGAGtgtgataaataaataatataatgtgtcAAAATTAACATTATTATAACTAACCATGTAAATTAGAAActgaaaaaacaaaaacaaaaatataaaatattttttatctAAATAGTTAAACGGGTTAATGGGTCAACCAGTTTTTatacgggtcaacccgaacccgacccgtttttaatacgggtcaacccgaacccgaaccgttttttaaacgggtcgtgttaTTCGACCCAAACCTGTTTTTTTCGTGTTGGGTTCGAGTGGGGTTAACGGATCGTGTTAGTCAACCCAGAACTGTTTCTCATGTCGGATTCGATTGGGGTTAACGGGTCGTGTCAAGAATTGTCGCCGCTAATACTTTACTACTATTGTACTATGTatacaagaaaaagaaaactcaaaaaataatcaaataagactatggggtatggggcggggttggggcctgttgtaacaactctcattaaaatttataattagaatgataattagtcaataagggaaccctaattgagacacccaagtaattctgcactaaccctaaaatttccggaataatcggaatcaggatcagggccccaaAAACTCAatggggtaaaccctaattgataattatcaacaaaaATTGCGTTGTACATACTAACACTGAATTTAATAGTGAGTCATACAAGCTAGTCCCGTAGCCAGCAAGTCTACATAAATAgactgcaccccttacggaccgtaaggggaaatgccatacggt comes from the Helianthus annuus cultivar XRQ/B chromosome 4, HanXRQr2.0-SUNRISE, whole genome shotgun sequence genome and includes:
- the LOC110934168 gene encoding uncharacterized protein LOC110934168, with product MSSEEREDLITGKKLKEKGKEKDNQSDDGLDQPYLPRDLAEVSKFTRRIAEAPMPPKTKLPPNFDRYDGTRDPEDHLHAFRGAGQLGRWSMPVWCHMFVQTLTEGARLWFDSLPPGGINSYEELSEKFLRNFGQQRKVVKNPNEILHIRQRDNERIDQYMERFVKESMNIKDVPEVMKISSFINGLKHAQLCEKLGEEFPHSFDNLMDRVRAFVRGKDTVSKAKETGVTPRRITPATKPPDKGTSYSKKPTFDRMMHDRIWPSYSLYRPRGRGPPPYSDNFTPLTKTPSEILATERVKNSFPRPPPIKPGPKAQPNEYCDFHKGFGHKTDNCMYLKREIETAVKTGRLAYVDKEIKEGGGTAREEM